Proteins from a single region of Neodiprion virginianus isolate iyNeoVirg1 chromosome 4, iyNeoVirg1.1, whole genome shotgun sequence:
- the LOC124303324 gene encoding uncharacterized protein LOC124303324 — translation MELLLKYNAELKDCVKNLLAQSASKKLTKSCPTVNENSKSNLLVRKLMRISDKQSQAESCGNRYDCTVKKFASYIFMIGGRLSYETLCANLPLPSPSSVSRYLLENGPDIIEGQLRLQELKNYLIKADLPLVIWVSEDATRITGTVQYDPKTNQLIGLVLPTDKNGMPKCKSFMATSPKVMEETMQNIPIASLAYTIMAQPLQKNAASFCLCIFGTDNKFTAEHVLNRFQFIYEQCQQFGIRVLGFSSDGDPRLLKAMRIESQIGISNLDLLFGKENWTWFNSEFCSEYFVCQDTVHIGTKLRNRFIKNSIVLPMGNNIATVSHLKLLIQSQSKDKHQITYSDLDPKDKMNFPSVQKICQENVRKLLNDTVPGSEGTCQYLKILHNTVVSYIDSELTPLERIFSIWYSVFCLRMWRAWISANDSYTLGKNFITSNCYTCIEINAHTLIDVIIRLRDSDQPELFLPSLYSSQPCESFFRQVRSMSSTYSTIVNCSMMDIIHRLNRIQVQNEIIIEESENIIFPRFRERKSVINVNTYPLPSNQEIQKTVEDAKCRAIEDLGNLGIFFNNILCTLPFSAKSIQLDSDDESDSEEISEETESANEDTISAELEHDMITLQSVTGTLELKNYSTQTVQLNETSPFAVVRDSSQAEYVVRKSSICWLLNKTKHRLSSDRLQRVREIELPHLSKKESATRSNTVEENPEISIGTWMLFREDTEAETKYRVGLVLGFVYLTGKTDPQREYSRLSADVNNESIGVLCTWYRLISSSLRPAPVGSHDYKCISGYMRTLPTPQIVDGHIFYSDLVLKLILEIIPTTSLQGKDANIGNFVLIEFLTKKTKKYYIGVVKSIQSRDRDCEEDYEVKFMRKVTNSSSSIFVFPDVDDTSYVTGDQIKLILSNPKIDRRRHHVFSDSDLLEYAVI, via the exons ATGGAATTGCTGTTGAAATATAATGCAGAATTAAAGGattgcgtgaaaaatttattagcaCAATCGgcatcgaaaaaattaacgaagtCTTGTCCAACAGTCAATGAAAACAGTAAAAGTAACTTGTTAGTACGAAAATTGATGAGAATTTCTGACAAACAAAGTCAGGCCGAATCTTGCGGGAACAGATACGATTGCACAGTGAAAAAGTTTGCATCGTATATTTTCATGATTGGTGGAAGATTGTCGTACGAAACGTTATGCGCGAACTTGCCTCTACCATCCCCCTCATCTGTCAGTCGGTATTTGTTAGAAAACGGACCAGACATCATTGAAGGGCAGCTTCGATTgcaggaattgaaaaattacttaatCAAGGCCGACCTGCCTCTAGTCATATGGGTAAGCGAAGATGCGACGCGTATTACTGGCACCGTGCAATATGACCCAAAAACTAACCAATTAATTGGGTTGGTATTACCAACAGATAAAAATGGAATGCCTAAGTGCAAATCTTTCATGGCAACGTCACCAAAAGTAATGGAAGAAACGATGCAAAATATTCCAATTGCTTCTTTGGCGTACACAATTATGGCACAGcctttacaaaaaaatgcgGCGTCATTTTGTCTGTGCATATTTGGAACCGACAATAAATTCACAGCCGAACACGTGCTTAACAGATTCCAATTTATTTACGAACAATGTCAGCAATTCGGAATAAGAGTATTAGGATTTTCTTCGGATGGTGATCCAAGATTGTTAAAAGCGATGAGGATTGAAAGCCAAATAGGTATTTCGAATCTTGATTTACTCTTTGGTAAAGAAAATTGGACATGGTTCAACAGTGAATTTTGCAGTGAGTACTTTGTTTGCCAGGATACTGTACACATTGGTACAAAGCTAAGAAATCGCTTCATCAAAAACTCAATTGTTCTGCCGATGGGAAACAATATAGCGACTGTTAGTCACCTGAAACTATTGATACAGTCACAATCTAAAGACAAACACCAGATAACTTATTCTGACTTGGACCCAAAGGATAAAATGAATTTCCCTTCTgttcaaaaaatatgtcaagaAAATGTCAGAAAATTACTCAATGATACAGTACCTGGCAGCGAAGGAACATGTcagtatttgaaaatactacATAACACCGTAGTTTCATACATCGATTCTGAATTAACGCCGTTGGAAAGAATATTTAGCATCTGGTATTCTGTGTTTTGTTTAAGGATGTGGCGTGCATGGATTTCGGCAAATGACAGTTACACTTTgggcaaaaattttataacttcCAACTGTTACACATGCATTGAAATAAATGCTCATACGCTTATTGACGTCATCATACGCCTGAGAGATTCGGACCAACCAGAACTCTTCCTGCCATCTTTATATAGTAGTCAACCATGTGAAAGCTTTTTCCGACAAGTCCGTTCAATGTCATCCACGTACTCGACTATTGTCAACTGCAGCATGATGGACATCATTCATCGTCTCAATAGAATTCaagtacaaaatgaaatcatcATCGAAGAGtcagaaaatattatatttccaaGATTTAGGGAGAGAAAAAGTGTAATCAATGTCAACACATATCCACTACCTTCTAATCAAGAAATACAGAAAACCGTTGAAGACGCGAAATGTCGAGCTATTGAAGATCTCGGGAACcttggtatatttttcaacaatatctTATGTACACTGCCTTTTTCTGCAAAGTCTATTCAACTAGACTCAGACGACGAATCTGACAGCGAAGAAATCAGCGAGGAAACGGAGAGCGCAAATGAAGACACTATATCTGCAGAACTTGAACATGATATGATTACGTTGCAGTCTGTAACAGGAACTTTGGAACTCAAAAATTACTCCACCCAAACAGTTCAACTAAATGAAACGAGTCCATTTGCAGTCGTGCGTGATTCGTCGCAAGCCGAATACGTCGTTAGAAAATCGTCCATTTGTTGGCTGCTTAATAAAACCAAGCACCGTTTAAGTAGCGACAGACTTCAGAGAGTACGAGAAATCGAACTGCCGCATTTGTCCAAGAAG GAATCAGCTACTAGATCAAATACTGTCGAAGAGAATCCGGAAATAAGTATAGGGACATGGATGCTTTTTAGAGAAGACACTGAGGCAGAAACGAAATACAGAGTAGGCCTTGTTCTTGGATTCGTCTATCTAACTGGAAAAACAGACCCACAAAGAGAATACTCCAGATTAAGCGCTGACGTCAATAATGAAAGTATTGGCGTACTATGTACCTGGTATAGATTAATAAGTTCTAGTCTCCGTCCGGCACCAGTGGGGTCACATGATTACAAATGCATTTCTGGATATATGCGAACTTTACCAACACCACAGATAGTTGATgggcatattttttattcggatTTAGTTTTGAAACTAATCCTCGAGATTATTCCTACAACTTCACTCCAAG gtAAAGATGCAAATATCGGAAATTTTGTGCTGATCGAATTTCTCAccaaaaaaaccaaaaaatactACATCGGCGTTGTTAAAAGTATCCAATCAAGAGACAGAGATTGCGAGGAAGATTATGAAGTCAAATTCATGCGAAAAGTGACGAATTCGTCGAGCTCCATATTCGTTTTTCCAGATGTGGACGATACAAGTTATGTAACAGGAGATCAAATAAAGCTAATTCTGAGCAACCCGAAAATTGACCGAAGACGTCATCATGTATTCAGTGATTCTGATTTGTTAGAGTACGCTGTGATTTAA